CCGCGGCGGGAAGATCTCCGCGTTCACGGCCGCGCTGATCGAGGTGAACCCCGTCAGCAGCACCATGCCCGCGCACTGCACGAGCAGCAGCACGGCGAACGAGTCGCGCAGGGTGTGCAGCAGCGGCACCGCGAGCAGCGCGAAGCCCAGGCCGAAGAAGAGCAGCAGCGGGCGGCGGCCGAAGCTGTCCGAGAGGAGGCCCCCGAGCGGCTGCAGCAGCGCGAAGAAGGCCAGTGAGATCGTGCCCGCCAGCAGCGCGTCCGACTTCTCGACGCCCGCGTTGAGTTCGGCGTACGTCGGCAGATACGACGTCCACGTGTAGTACGCGAGAGTGCCGCCCGCCGTGATGCCGCCGATGAGCAGCGACTCGCGCGGATGCCGGCGCAGCGCCTCGAACAGGCCCGGGCGCGGGGCCTGCCGCTGCTCGGCGCTGAGGGTCTCCTGCGCGCCCCGCCGGATCCAGAAGCCGACCAGGCTCAGCACGGCCCCGAGCACGAACGGCACCCGCCAGCCCCAGCCGTTCATCTGTCCGTCATCGAGCGTGTCCACCAGCAGCGTCGCGACGCCGGAGGCGACCAGCTGCCCCACGGTCGTGGACACGTACTGGAAGCTGGAGAACAGCCCGCGCCGGCCGGGGCCCGCCGACTCCACCAGGAAGGTCGTCGAGGCAGCGAACTCGCCGCCCACGGACAGCCCCTGGAGCAGCCGGGCGAGGACGAGGATCACCGGTGCCAGGACGCCCACGGAGGCGTAGGGCGGGGTGAGCCCGACCAGCAGGCTGCTGCCGCCCATGAGCAGGATCGTGACGGTGAGGGCGGCCCGCCGCCCGTGCCGGTCCGCGACGGCGCCCATCAGCAGCCCGCCCACCGGCCGCATGAAGAAGCCGACCGCGAACACCGCGAACGTGGACAGCAGCGGCACCAGTGAGTTGTCCGCGCCCTTCGGGAAGACCTGGGCAGCGATGTACGTGGCCAGAAACGTGTAGGCGTACCAGTCGTACCACTCGACCGCGTTGCCCACGGAGGCGGCGAGGAGCTGGCGAACGGGCCGTTTCGTCGGCGGCGAAGCCGTCTGCGTCTCTGTCACGCCCCTCACCCTCCCCTGACAACACCCCGGCGCACCCTCCGTACCGGCGACTTTCACATGAGTGTCACGCGCCCCTTCCTTGTCGTTTGGTGTCCCTGAAACACTCCTTCCGCGCAGATTCCGTCACGTTCAGGCCATCGCGTACCTCAGGATGAGAGGTCTGTCCTTCATGTCCGAAGTCAACCGGCGCCGCTTCCTCCAACTCGCGGGCGCCACCACGGCCTTCAGTGCGCTGTCCGCCAGCATCCAGCGCGCCGCCGCCCTTCCGGCGAACCACCGCACCGGGTCGATCGAGGACGTCGAGCACATCGTCGTCCTCATGCAGGAGAACCGTTCCTTCGATCACTACTTCGGCACCCTGAGAGGCGTCCGCGGCTTCGGCGACCCCCGCCCGGTCACCCTCGACA
The Streptomyces tuirus genome window above contains:
- a CDS encoding MFS transporter: MTETQTASPPTKRPVRQLLAASVGNAVEWYDWYAYTFLATYIAAQVFPKGADNSLVPLLSTFAVFAVGFFMRPVGGLLMGAVADRHGRRAALTVTILLMGGSSLLVGLTPPYASVGVLAPVILVLARLLQGLSVGGEFAASTTFLVESAGPGRRGLFSSFQYVSTTVGQLVASGVATLLVDTLDDGQMNGWGWRVPFVLGAVLSLVGFWIRRGAQETLSAEQRQAPRPGLFEALRRHPRESLLIGGITAGGTLAYYTWTSYLPTYAELNAGVEKSDALLAGTISLAFFALLQPLGGLLSDSFGRRPLLLFFGLGFALLAVPLLHTLRDSFAVLLLVQCAGMVLLTGFTSISAAVNAEIFPPRVRAAGIGFPYSLTVALFGGTAPYVGTLFKELGHAELFPWYVAGLCLVSSVVYLRLPETAHVPLRR